In Prescottella soli, a genomic segment contains:
- a CDS encoding acyltransferase has protein sequence MTSMWGAPLRSRWRGSRRQDSDQARFLTLASLKWVIANKAYTPWYLVRYYRLAKFKLANPHIITRGMVFLGKNVEIHSTPGLSRMEIGKWVHIGDGNALRCHEGSLRIGDKVVFGKDNVVNTYIDIEIGASTLVADWCYICDFDHRTEDVTMPIKDQGIVKGPVRIGPDTWIAAKVTVLRNTRVGRGCVLGAHAVVKGDIPDFSIAVGSPAKAVKNRRADWESGAEERAKYIAALEDIARKKAAAADPAAVNGNGAAAPK, from the coding sequence ATGACGAGCATGTGGGGCGCACCGTTGCGCTCGAGGTGGCGCGGATCTCGACGTCAGGACAGTGATCAGGCCCGTTTCCTGACGCTGGCCTCGCTGAAGTGGGTCATCGCGAACAAGGCGTACACCCCGTGGTACCTGGTCCGCTACTACCGCCTGGCGAAGTTCAAACTCGCGAACCCGCACATCATCACGCGCGGCATGGTGTTCCTCGGCAAGAACGTCGAGATCCACTCCACCCCCGGGCTCTCGCGGATGGAGATCGGTAAGTGGGTCCACATCGGTGACGGCAACGCCCTGCGGTGCCACGAGGGTTCGCTGCGGATCGGCGACAAGGTCGTGTTCGGCAAGGACAACGTCGTCAACACCTACATCGACATCGAGATCGGTGCATCGACGCTCGTCGCGGACTGGTGCTACATCTGCGACTTCGACCATCGGACCGAGGACGTGACGATGCCGATCAAGGACCAGGGCATCGTCAAGGGCCCGGTCCGCATCGGACCCGACACGTGGATCGCCGCGAAGGTCACGGTGCTGCGCAACACCCGCGTCGGGCGCGGCTGCGTGCTCGGTGCCCACGCCGTCGTCAAGGGCGACATCCCCGACTTCAGCATCGCGGTCGGTTCTCCCGCCAAGGCCGTGAAGAACCGTCGCGCCGACTGGGAGTCCGGCGCCGAGGAGCGGGCGAAGTACATCGCCGCCCTCGAGGACATCGCCCGCAAGAAGGCGGCCGCCGCCGATCCGGCCGCGGTGAACGGCAACGGGGCGGCCGCCCCCAAGTGA
- a CDS encoding glycosyltransferase family 4 protein, protein MRVLIVSWEYPPVVVGGLGRHVHHLATELAAAGHEVVVLARRPSGTDPSTHPTTTEIADGVLVVAVAEDPPHFVFGEDMLAWTLAMGHAMVRAGVALSKEGIGEGWQPDVVHAHDWLVAHPAIALAEFYDVPLVSTLHASEAGRHSGWLSGRVNRQVHSVEWWLANESDSIITCSASMEDEVTELYGPELPPITVIRNGIDVTTWSYRQRAPRSGPATLLYVGRLEYEKGVQDAIAALPRIRRSHPGTTLAIAGEGTQFEWLQQQARTHRVARSVTFLGNLDHEELLGWLHGADAIVLPSRYEPFGIIALEAAAAGTPLIASTAGGLGEAVVDGVTGLSFAPGDVDGLTSAARETLDDPDAAQVRAQAARDRLTADFDWGKVAEETVQVFSAAKRRVRHPLARPEIPERPLPGR, encoded by the coding sequence ATGAGAGTTCTGATCGTGTCGTGGGAGTACCCGCCCGTCGTGGTGGGTGGGCTGGGGCGACACGTCCACCATCTCGCCACCGAACTGGCCGCCGCCGGCCACGAGGTGGTCGTGCTGGCGCGGCGACCGTCGGGCACCGACCCGTCCACGCATCCGACGACGACGGAGATCGCCGACGGCGTGCTCGTGGTCGCCGTGGCCGAGGATCCGCCGCACTTCGTGTTCGGTGAGGACATGCTGGCGTGGACGCTGGCGATGGGGCACGCCATGGTCCGAGCGGGAGTGGCCCTGTCCAAGGAGGGGATCGGCGAGGGCTGGCAGCCCGACGTCGTGCATGCCCACGACTGGCTGGTGGCGCACCCGGCGATCGCGCTCGCCGAGTTCTACGACGTCCCGCTGGTCTCGACGCTGCACGCGTCGGAGGCCGGCCGGCACAGCGGCTGGCTGTCGGGCCGGGTGAACCGCCAGGTGCACTCGGTGGAATGGTGGCTCGCCAACGAGTCCGACTCGATCATCACGTGCTCGGCGTCGATGGAGGACGAGGTCACCGAGCTGTACGGCCCGGAACTGCCACCGATCACCGTGATCCGCAACGGCATCGACGTCACCACGTGGAGCTATCGTCAGCGCGCGCCGCGGTCGGGGCCGGCGACACTGCTGTACGTGGGCCGACTCGAGTACGAGAAGGGCGTGCAGGATGCGATCGCGGCGCTGCCGCGGATCCGGCGCAGCCACCCGGGCACGACGCTGGCGATCGCCGGCGAGGGCACCCAGTTCGAGTGGCTGCAGCAGCAGGCCCGCACCCACCGCGTCGCGCGGTCGGTGACGTTCCTCGGCAACCTCGACCACGAGGAGTTGCTCGGCTGGCTGCACGGCGCCGACGCGATCGTGCTGCCCAGCCGCTACGAGCCGTTCGGGATCATCGCGCTCGAGGCAGCGGCCGCCGGCACCCCGCTGATCGCGTCGACCGCGGGCGGACTCGGCGAGGCCGTCGTCGACGGGGTGACCGGACTGTCGTTCGCGCCGGGCGACGTCGACGGCCTCACGTCCGCGGCCCGGGAGACGCTCGACGATCCGGATGCGGCGCAGGTTCGGGCGCAGGCGGCTCGAGATCGGCTCACCGCCGACTTCGACTGGGGCAAGGTGGCCGAGGAGACCGTGCAGGTGTTCTCGGCGGCCAAGCGTCGGGTGCGGCACCCGTTGGCGCGGCCGGAGATTCCCGAGCGCCCGCTACCCGGTCGGTAG
- a CDS encoding glycoside hydrolase family 57 protein — MTSVTGAAVTKTEPGMFCLVLHSHLPWLANHGRWPVGEEWLYQSWAATYLPVTAVLRRLAAEGRTRLLTLGITPVLAAQLDDPHCLDGMHHWLGNWQIRAHEAAGMSSTSQRELGAREHRASAAALEDFETRWRHGGSAVLRELIGAETIELLGGPLAHPFQPLLDERMRAFSLTEGLADARARWNHTPSGIWAPECGFTPGMEAGYAAAGVSHFMVDGPALRGDTSAGRPVWDSDVVAFGRDLEVSYRVWSPKTGYPGHAAYRDFHTYDHDTGLKPARVTGRTVPSEKKAPYDPALAAAAIDKHVDDFVETVRRRLRSESERVGRDALVVAAFDTELFGHWWFEGPQWLEKVLRALPEAGIEVGTLADARARGYVGEPVELQDSSWGSGKDWRVWAGDQVQDLVQLNAEVVQTALDTIDKSRDSNPEHPELRNRVHDQMLRETLMTVSSDWAFMVSKDSAAGYARDRAHKHAHALREIADAVASGRDDVARRLADGWNAADGLFPALDARRLPGPLTETAAFAGSV, encoded by the coding sequence ATGACCAGTGTGACCGGGGCTGCCGTGACGAAGACCGAGCCGGGCATGTTCTGCCTGGTCCTGCACTCACATCTGCCGTGGCTCGCGAATCACGGCCGCTGGCCCGTCGGCGAGGAGTGGCTGTACCAGTCGTGGGCGGCGACGTACCTGCCGGTGACGGCGGTGCTGCGCCGGCTCGCCGCGGAGGGCCGCACCCGGCTGCTCACGCTGGGCATCACCCCGGTGCTCGCGGCGCAGCTCGACGACCCGCACTGCCTCGACGGCATGCACCACTGGCTCGGCAACTGGCAGATCCGCGCGCACGAGGCCGCCGGCATGTCGTCGACGTCACAGCGCGAATTGGGCGCGCGCGAGCACCGCGCGTCCGCCGCCGCGCTCGAGGACTTCGAGACCCGCTGGCGCCACGGCGGATCCGCGGTCCTGCGCGAACTGATCGGCGCCGAGACGATCGAGCTGCTCGGCGGCCCGCTCGCGCACCCGTTCCAGCCGCTGCTCGACGAGCGGATGAGAGCGTTCTCGCTCACCGAGGGACTCGCCGACGCGCGGGCCCGCTGGAACCACACGCCGTCCGGGATCTGGGCACCCGAGTGCGGATTCACCCCCGGCATGGAGGCCGGCTACGCGGCTGCGGGCGTGTCGCACTTCATGGTCGACGGCCCCGCGCTGCGCGGCGACACGTCGGCCGGTCGGCCGGTGTGGGACTCCGACGTCGTCGCGTTCGGTCGCGACCTCGAGGTGAGCTACCGCGTGTGGTCGCCGAAGACCGGCTACCCGGGCCACGCCGCGTACCGCGACTTCCACACCTACGACCACGACACCGGGCTCAAGCCCGCCCGGGTCACCGGCCGCACGGTGCCGTCGGAGAAGAAGGCGCCGTACGATCCGGCGCTGGCCGCGGCCGCCATCGACAAGCACGTCGACGACTTCGTCGAGACCGTGCGTCGACGCCTGCGCAGCGAGTCCGAGCGCGTGGGCCGGGACGCGCTGGTGGTGGCCGCGTTCGACACCGAACTGTTCGGGCACTGGTGGTTCGAGGGACCGCAGTGGCTCGAGAAGGTGCTGCGCGCGCTGCCGGAGGCGGGCATCGAGGTCGGCACCCTCGCCGACGCCCGTGCCCGCGGCTACGTGGGCGAACCGGTCGAACTGCAGGACTCGTCGTGGGGTTCGGGCAAGGACTGGCGGGTGTGGGCCGGCGACCAGGTGCAGGACCTGGTGCAGCTCAACGCCGAGGTGGTGCAGACCGCGCTGGACACGATCGACAAGTCCCGCGATTCGAATCCGGAACACCCCGAACTTCGCAATCGGGTCCACGACCAGATGTTGCGTGAGACGCTGATGACGGTCTCGAGCGACTGGGCGTTCATGGTCAGCAAGGACTCGGCAGCCGGGTACGCGCGCGACCGGGCCCACAAGCACGCCCACGCGTTGCGGGAGATCGCCGACGCCGTCGCGTCCGGTCGGGACGACGTGGCCCGTCGCCTCGCCGACGGATGGAACGCCGCCGACGGTCTGTTCCCCGCTCTCGACGCGCGGCGCCTGCCCGGTCCCCTGACTGAAACAGCCGCATTCGCTGGGAGCGTGTGA
- a CDS encoding class I SAM-dependent methyltransferase, which produces MWTTPKVVRSGATNLAEVSESTVGSTTARADASNEASTLPLTGERTVPGIPEENYWFRRHEVVYRDLLPRCADRAVLEAGSGEGYGANMIADVATKVTGLDYDTSAVEHVRARYPRVEMLHGNLAELPLADESVDTVVNFQVIEHLWDQAQFLRECHRVLRPGGELLVSTPNRITFSPGRDTPLNPFHTRELNAAELTELLVEAGFRVALMTGVHHGPRLRDLDAKHGGSFIDAQIERALAGEPWPEALARDVEGIDVDDFVLREADIDTSLDLVAVAIKDPLK; this is translated from the coding sequence ATGTGGACCACCCCGAAGGTTGTCCGATCCGGTGCCACTAACCTCGCTGAGGTGAGCGAATCCACAGTTGGTTCCACGACCGCGCGCGCAGACGCCTCGAACGAGGCGTCCACGCTGCCGTTGACCGGCGAACGCACGGTGCCCGGAATCCCCGAGGAGAACTACTGGTTCCGGCGTCACGAGGTGGTCTACCGCGACCTCCTCCCCCGCTGCGCCGACCGCGCCGTGCTCGAGGCCGGCTCGGGAGAAGGCTACGGCGCCAACATGATTGCCGACGTGGCGACGAAGGTCACGGGGCTCGACTACGACACCTCGGCCGTCGAACACGTCCGCGCCCGCTATCCCCGTGTGGAGATGCTGCACGGCAACCTCGCCGAGCTGCCGCTCGCGGACGAATCCGTCGACACCGTCGTCAACTTCCAGGTGATCGAACACCTGTGGGACCAGGCGCAGTTCCTGCGCGAGTGCCACCGCGTGCTGCGCCCCGGAGGCGAGCTGTTGGTGAGCACCCCGAACCGGATCACGTTCTCCCCCGGCCGCGACACTCCGCTCAATCCGTTCCACACCCGCGAGCTCAACGCGGCCGAACTGACCGAACTGTTGGTCGAGGCCGGGTTCCGGGTCGCGCTGATGACCGGTGTGCACCACGGTCCGCGGCTGCGGGACCTCGACGCCAAGCACGGCGGGTCGTTCATCGACGCCCAGATCGAGCGCGCCCTCGCCGGCGAGCCGTGGCCGGAGGCGCTCGCACGCGACGTCGAGGGCATCGACGTGGACGACTTCGTCCTGCGCGAGGCCGACATCGACACCAGCCTCGACCTCGTCGCGGTCGCGATCAAGGACCCCCTGAAATGA
- a CDS encoding electron transfer flavoprotein subunit beta/FixA family protein, whose protein sequence is MTNIVVLIKQVPDTWSERKLTDGDFTLDREAADAVLDEINERAVEEALLIKEAQGGEVIVLCAGPDRATDAIRKALSMGADKAVHVNDPALHGSDAVQTGWTLAAALGQISFENGEAADLVIAGNEATDGRIGAVPAIIAEYLGLPQLTQLRKLTVAEGKVTGERETDEGVFGLEAGLPAIVSVTEKINEPRFPSFKGIMAAKKKEVQVLTLADLGVDPETVGVANAGTTVTASTPKPPRTAGERVTDEGDGGTKIAAYLVGQKII, encoded by the coding sequence ATGACGAACATCGTCGTTTTGATCAAGCAGGTCCCCGACACGTGGTCCGAGCGCAAGCTCACCGACGGCGACTTCACGCTTGACCGCGAGGCCGCCGATGCCGTGCTCGACGAGATCAACGAGCGCGCCGTCGAAGAAGCCCTCCTCATCAAGGAGGCCCAGGGCGGAGAGGTGATCGTGCTGTGCGCCGGCCCCGACCGCGCCACCGACGCCATCCGCAAGGCGCTGTCCATGGGTGCCGACAAGGCCGTTCACGTCAACGACCCGGCGCTGCACGGCTCCGACGCGGTCCAGACCGGCTGGACCCTGGCCGCAGCTCTCGGCCAGATCAGCTTCGAGAACGGTGAGGCCGCCGACCTGGTCATCGCCGGCAACGAGGCCACCGACGGCCGCATCGGCGCCGTCCCGGCCATCATCGCCGAGTACCTGGGCCTGCCGCAGCTGACCCAGCTGCGCAAGCTGACGGTCGCCGAGGGCAAGGTCACCGGCGAGCGCGAGACCGACGAGGGCGTCTTCGGCCTCGAGGCCGGCCTGCCGGCCATCGTCTCGGTCACCGAGAAGATCAACGAGCCGCGCTTCCCGTCCTTCAAGGGCATCATGGCCGCCAAGAAGAAGGAAGTTCAGGTCCTGACCCTGGCCGACCTCGGCGTCGATCCGGAGACCGTGGGCGTCGCCAACGCCGGCACCACCGTCACCGCCTCCACCCCCAAGCCCCCGCGTACCGCTGGCGAGCGCGTCACCGACGAGGGCGACGGCGGCACCAAGATCGCCGCGTACCTCGTGGGCCAGAAGATCATCTGA